A genome region from Flavobacterium sp. CFS9 includes the following:
- a CDS encoding T9SS type A sorting domain-containing protein, translating into MKIIILFIFLLINSKCISQIYFSPNTNMYVKNEVVFVQQDINLSLNSNLYLRNNSQLLQGTTGNSTNSGLGTLSVYQRGTSDNFDYNYWCSPVGNATNSSGNGNFGITMLSRPTTAIASGASTILPISNSDGTSNPLAIASKWVYKLINANNYSQWIFVGGSTILAPGEGFSMKGTSGTDSTDPEGTGVTNNPGGAQRYDFRGKPNDGNITISLGANNATLTGNPYPSALHLNAFLLDPSNANTGGIAYFWEQDKTVNTHTLVNYRGGYGAYSPISLGSNGVYVPATFNTYNADGSVNNTGLSSGLVIQRKYSPIGQGFVINATASGTATFKNTQRAFYKQGSGLSQFEKHIPKEKSDKGMEATEEISYLKLNVIINNEFTRQLALVFVSRATDGVDIGIDALGMDELPNDVSFLIENNNYIIQGVNFDPEKKIPIIVKATTNTTFKFKIPEVISWEASQMIYLYDALNNSFHDIKNGMYEVNLEKGVYTDRFKITFKDDKTLNTSDKNYNPFFINQDNINNSLKVSNPKNLSLRTFKLYEITGKVILHKENLGTEQNYTFSTNGLSSGIYVAEFLTLNNERFTEKIIVLNSKN; encoded by the coding sequence ATGAAGATCATAATTCTATTTATTTTCCTGTTGATTAATTCAAAATGTATCTCACAAATTTATTTCAGTCCAAATACGAACATGTATGTAAAGAATGAAGTGGTATTTGTTCAACAGGATATCAACTTAAGTTTGAATTCTAATCTGTATCTGCGTAATAATTCACAATTGTTACAGGGAACAACAGGGAATTCAACTAATTCGGGATTGGGTACATTGTCAGTTTATCAAAGGGGAACTTCGGATAATTTCGATTATAATTATTGGTGTTCTCCAGTTGGAAACGCCACGAATTCATCCGGAAATGGAAACTTTGGCATTACAATGCTGAGTAGACCTACCACGGCAATTGCTTCAGGGGCATCAACAATTCTACCCATAAGTAATTCCGATGGAACCTCTAACCCTCTGGCAATAGCATCAAAATGGGTTTATAAACTCATAAATGCCAATAATTATTCACAATGGATTTTTGTTGGGGGATCTACCATTTTAGCACCTGGGGAAGGTTTTTCAATGAAAGGAACCAGCGGAACTGATTCGACAGATCCTGAGGGAACCGGCGTTACCAATAATCCCGGCGGAGCCCAAAGGTATGATTTTAGAGGAAAACCAAATGATGGCAATATTACTATTTCCTTAGGGGCTAATAATGCCACTTTAACCGGAAATCCATATCCTTCAGCTTTACATTTAAATGCTTTTCTTTTAGATCCTTCTAACGCAAATACTGGAGGTATTGCCTACTTCTGGGAGCAGGATAAGACCGTAAATACACATACCTTAGTGAATTACAGAGGAGGATATGGCGCATATTCTCCAATCAGTTTGGGGTCTAATGGTGTATATGTACCAGCCACTTTCAATACCTATAACGCGGATGGCTCAGTAAACAATACGGGATTGTCTTCCGGGCTTGTAATACAAAGAAAATATTCTCCAATTGGTCAGGGATTTGTAATTAATGCCACCGCTAGCGGAACTGCGACGTTTAAAAATACCCAGAGGGCATTTTACAAACAAGGAAGTGGTTTGTCACAGTTTGAAAAACATATTCCTAAAGAAAAAAGCGACAAAGGAATGGAAGCTACCGAGGAGATTTCATACCTTAAATTGAATGTTATAATTAATAATGAATTTACCAGACAATTAGCCCTTGTATTTGTCTCTCGCGCAACAGATGGAGTTGATATTGGTATTGATGCGCTTGGTATGGACGAACTTCCCAATGATGTGAGTTTTTTAATTGAAAACAATAATTATATCATTCAGGGTGTAAATTTCGATCCTGAAAAAAAAATCCCCATAATCGTAAAGGCAACTACCAATACTACTTTTAAATTTAAGATTCCTGAAGTAATAAGTTGGGAAGCTTCGCAAATGATTTACCTCTATGATGCACTGAATAATTCTTTTCATGACATAAAAAATGGAATGTATGAGGTAAATCTTGAAAAGGGAGTTTACACAGATCGTTTTAAAATTACATTCAAAGACGATAAAACACTTAATACCAGTGACAAAAACTATAATCCGTTTTTCATTAATCAGGATAATATCAATAATAGTTTAAAAGTATCGAATCCCAAAAACCTTTCCTTAAGAACGTTCAAGCTTTATGAAATAACCGGGAAAGTTATTCTGCATAAAGAAAATCTGGGAACAGAACAAAATTATACTTTTTCAACCAATGGATTAAGCAGCGGAATTTATGTAGCTGAATTTTTAACTCTGAATAATGAAAGATTCACGGAGAAAATTATCGTTTTAAACTCTAAAAATTAA
- the map gene encoding type I methionyl aminopeptidase: protein MSITKESELLGMQKASDAVAYTLKAMIDYAQPGMSTNELDQYGAKILSDFGAKSAPHLTYGFPGWSCISVGNEFCHGIPSVKRILKEGDLINIDVSAELDGFWADNGASFVLGKDIHQHQKLVNASREILEKAINNIKGGVKISDIGYIIETEAKRRGFKVIKNLGGHGIGKSLHEQPDEILNYRNRFDQRRFKKNAVVAIETFISTNSTYAIELNDGWTMVGNNGGFMAQHEHTIVVTDGKPIILTEKNGIFN from the coding sequence ATGTCAATAACAAAAGAATCAGAGTTATTAGGAATGCAAAAAGCAAGTGATGCTGTTGCCTATACTCTCAAAGCAATGATAGATTACGCTCAGCCTGGAATGAGTACAAACGAGCTCGACCAATACGGAGCAAAAATTTTATCTGATTTTGGAGCAAAGTCTGCACCACATTTGACTTATGGCTTTCCGGGTTGGAGCTGCATAAGTGTTGGTAATGAATTTTGTCATGGAATTCCTTCTGTCAAAAGAATTCTAAAAGAAGGCGATCTAATAAACATTGACGTTTCAGCAGAACTTGACGGATTTTGGGCAGATAATGGGGCTTCATTCGTTTTAGGAAAAGACATTCACCAACATCAAAAATTAGTTAATGCTTCAAGAGAAATCTTAGAAAAAGCAATTAACAATATAAAGGGCGGTGTTAAAATTTCAGATATTGGCTATATAATCGAAACGGAAGCAAAAAGAAGAGGTTTTAAAGTCATTAAAAATCTAGGCGGGCACGGAATTGGAAAAAGTTTACACGAACAACCTGATGAAATTTTGAATTATAGAAATCGTTTTGATCAAAGACGATTTAAGAAGAATGCCGTAGTAGCAATTGAAACTTTTATTTCAACTAATTCAACATATGCTATAGAATTAAATGACGGCTGGACAATGGTTGGGAACAATGGTGGTTTTATGGCACAACACGAGCACACAATTGTTGTAACGGACGGAAAACCGATAATACTAACAGAAAAAAACGGAATTTTTAACTAA
- a CDS encoding DUF1572 family protein produces the protein MTTEELISFFERDLDKLISEIELYKEEENIWKVERSISNPAGNLALHLVGNLNEFIGKYIGHTNYIRDRDLEFAQKNVARTKIIEMIKDTQKMIRTSISMLSKEELEKDYPILKFSESCTTEYLLVHLMTHLTYHLGQINYHRRLIEK, from the coding sequence ATGACTACAGAAGAACTAATATCATTTTTTGAAAGAGACTTAGATAAACTAATCTCCGAAATTGAACTCTACAAAGAAGAAGAGAATATTTGGAAAGTTGAAAGATCTATCTCTAACCCGGCAGGAAATCTGGCTCTTCACTTGGTGGGAAATTTAAACGAATTTATTGGGAAGTACATTGGGCATACAAATTATATTCGGGACAGAGATCTTGAATTTGCTCAAAAGAATGTTGCAAGAACAAAAATAATTGAAATGATAAAAGATACCCAAAAGATGATAAGAACGTCAATTAGCATGCTTTCAAAGGAAGAATTAGAAAAAGACTATCCAATTTTAAAGTTCTCAGAATCATGTACGACAGAGTATTTGCTGGTACATTTGATGACACATTTGACTTATCACTTAGGACAGATAAATTATCATAGGCGATTAATAGAGAAATGA
- a CDS encoding metallophosphoesterase — protein MKKRILRYIKHVVTTFIIVAFIAVSFGLYHGASFRYAEDPLMMHWDKDGPYVFKKNDSTFTVNYIKGNQDDGFYLDQKDYSSGTKIPVYCYFPLDSSRFEFTIDNDIKVPENTYKGNFKILAVSDIESGFKTFRDFLINAKVIDEKSNWTFGNGHLVLLGDFVDRDFSTTQVLWFIYKLEQEARENSGRVHYILGNHELKNMQGNFESTSPKYYHVASILQRKQTDLYSSDSFLGKWMSSKNSIEQINGILFAHGGIHPDLANYKTNLNEVNRIIRSNYYKSYYPKAEKSLEQLLISSHNGINWYRGYFKEDLKQEDIERGLKIFNAESIVVGHTLQSEVNKQFEGKVIGIDVKHPKDYSKSIPDQKSQGLLIEEGKYYRLFHDGEKEEL, from the coding sequence ATGAAAAAAAGAATTTTGAGATACATAAAACATGTGGTTACCACTTTTATAATTGTAGCATTTATTGCTGTTTCCTTTGGACTTTATCATGGTGCAAGTTTTCGTTATGCCGAAGACCCTTTAATGATGCATTGGGATAAAGATGGTCCTTATGTTTTTAAAAAAAATGACAGTACATTTACTGTAAATTATATTAAAGGTAATCAGGATGATGGATTTTATCTCGATCAGAAAGATTATTCATCCGGAACAAAAATTCCGGTTTATTGTTATTTTCCTTTAGATTCATCCCGTTTTGAGTTTACGATTGATAATGATATAAAAGTTCCTGAGAATACTTATAAAGGTAATTTTAAGATTTTAGCGGTCTCAGATATCGAAAGCGGATTTAAGACCTTTCGTGATTTTTTGATAAATGCTAAAGTAATTGATGAAAAATCAAATTGGACATTTGGAAATGGCCATTTAGTTTTGCTTGGTGATTTTGTTGACAGAGATTTTTCAACCACACAAGTACTTTGGTTCATTTATAAGTTAGAACAAGAAGCAAGAGAAAATAGTGGACGGGTTCATTATATTTTAGGGAATCATGAATTAAAAAATATGCAGGGGAATTTTGAATCAACATCACCTAAGTATTATCATGTAGCCTCTATTTTACAAAGAAAACAAACGGATTTGTATAGCTCGGATTCGTTTTTGGGAAAATGGATGTCAAGCAAAAATTCAATAGAACAGATTAACGGAATTTTATTTGCACACGGTGGGATACATCCCGACCTTGCTAATTACAAAACAAATTTAAACGAAGTCAATCGAATTATCCGAAGCAATTATTATAAATCATATTATCCGAAAGCAGAGAAAAGTTTAGAACAGTTATTGATTTCTTCGCATAATGGTATAAATTGGTACAGAGGGTATTTCAAAGAAGATTTAAAACAGGAAGATATAGAACGGGGGCTTAAGATCTTTAATGCAGAGTCGATAGTAGTGGGACATACTTTGCAATCAGAAGTTAACAAACAATTCGAAGGTAAGGTGATTGGTATTGATGTAAAGCACCCCAAAGATTATTCTAAAAGTATTCCTGATCAAAAATCACAGGGTCTGCTAATAGAAGAAGGCAAATATTACAGGCTTTTTCATGACGGAGAAAAAGAAGAGCTATAA
- a CDS encoding RNA polymerase sigma factor: MNKEQFIEVIREHKNIIYKICHTYCSNKENHKDLEQDIILQLWKSMDRYNGSVKMSTWLYRIALNTAISFYRKEGKRKHISDQSILLISDDSYDTRLEEQTALLHEFIAKLNSLDKALMVLYLDDTRYRDIAVILGISESNIATKINRIKSKLKDFFNQQNL; encoded by the coding sequence ATGAACAAAGAGCAATTTATAGAAGTAATACGGGAACATAAAAACATTATCTATAAGATTTGTCATACTTATTGTTCAAATAAAGAAAACCATAAAGATCTGGAGCAGGATATCATATTACAATTATGGAAATCAATGGATAGGTATAATGGCAGTGTAAAAATGAGCACATGGCTATACAGGATTGCTTTAAATACGGCTATTTCTTTTTACAGGAAAGAAGGAAAACGCAAACACATTTCTGATCAGTCAATATTATTGATAAGTGATGATAGCTACGATACACGTTTAGAAGAACAGACAGCCTTACTCCATGAATTCATTGCAAAATTGAATAGTCTGGATAAAGCCCTGATGGTATTATATCTTGATGACACCCGATACAGGGACATTGCGGTAATTCTAGGTATTAGTGAAAGTAATATAGCAACCAAAATAAACCGAATAAAAAGTAAACTAAAAGATTTTTTTAACCAACAAAATTTATAA
- a CDS encoding sensor histidine kinase, with translation MNFLKRNTRWIVTALLIAALVPVIIMTYEVIFTKDRSVLFLGNYPQKLVFIVICYYIFLMGLGLFWLVKQLIFAARLKNEKLKAELMLLKSQVNPHFFFNMLNNLYGWTRKDPERAQEMILKLSDMMRYSIYEGEKETVAVADEISFLKNFIELHKMRYHKPIDIVFINDIEGNQKIIPLLLITLLENAFKHGVEKLRENAFIKMSLTHYKNQINFQIENNYEKTQNRPGIGLKNLKRRLELTYPNRHKLTFSITKNIYKAELILIEL, from the coding sequence ATGAATTTTCTAAAACGAAATACAAGATGGATTGTGACTGCTCTTTTGATTGCAGCACTGGTACCTGTAATCATTATGACTTATGAAGTAATTTTTACTAAAGACAGATCAGTCTTGTTTTTGGGAAATTATCCTCAAAAGCTAGTCTTTATTGTAATTTGTTATTATATTTTTTTAATGGGATTGGGTTTATTTTGGCTGGTTAAACAACTTATTTTTGCGGCCAGACTGAAAAATGAAAAATTAAAAGCCGAATTAATGCTTCTGAAGAGTCAGGTCAATCCACATTTCTTTTTTAATATGCTCAACAATTTATATGGCTGGACTAGAAAAGATCCTGAAAGAGCGCAAGAAATGATATTGAAACTATCGGATATGATGCGTTACAGCATTTATGAAGGCGAAAAAGAAACTGTTGCAGTAGCAGACGAAATCAGCTTTTTGAAAAACTTTATAGAGCTCCATAAAATGAGATATCATAAACCTATCGATATTGTTTTTATTAATGATATTGAGGGGAATCAAAAAATCATTCCTTTATTACTAATTACACTTTTAGAAAATGCTTTTAAGCATGGTGTAGAAAAACTTAGAGAAAATGCTTTTATAAAAATGAGTCTAACCCATTATAAAAATCAAATCAATTTTCAAATTGAAAACAATTACGAAAAGACTCAGAATAGACCAGGAATAGGTTTAAAAAATCTCAAAAGAAGATTAGAATTAACTTATCCAAATCGTCATAAATTGACTTTTTCAATAACGAAAAATATCTATAAGGCCGAATTAATTTTAATAGAACTATGA